The following proteins are encoded in a genomic region of Kineosporia corallincola:
- a CDS encoding fibronectin type III domain-containing protein, whose amino-acid sequence MFVGGKLIVLDGRRALWARVVIAVMALVAVMAGQIVAVSGAAYAASAPGAPTGLTGTGGVSQVGLRWKAPTSTGGAAISDYIVQYRLSSVSSWSTFADGTSTTLAATVTGLTNGSAYTFQVAAKNSAGTGAYSSTVSATPAATAPGAPTGVGVVSGAGQLNVSWTAPASSGGTAISDYVIQYKLVSASSWTTFADGTSTSTSAVVKPLTNGSSYDVRVAAVNSSGTSAYSSTATGTPQAAAGAPTALALTPGAGQMGASWKAPADNGGAAITDYSLQYRASGVSSWSTFTHTASTATQATVTGLSNGTAYDVRVAAVTSVGTGTYTATATATPQTTPDTPTGLNLAGGNGTLDVTWSAPTGTGGSAITDYVVQYKLASASSWSTFTHDPSTTLKAKLTGLTNGSSYTVRVAAVNAQGTGAYSTSATGAPAAMIPDAPAALAADAGPSRLTLSWTAPASDGGSAISDYAVQYKLSSASTWTTFTHTASTSPKATITSLVNGSSYDVRVAAVNSVGTGSYSATVSAAPHAAAGQVVRSTVTISPAAVSTFAGSGAQGTDDGTASTAMLNNPYGLRIVGAFGYFFDNNRLRKIDMASGAVTTISATDSTTCADSSNPTQAMGPGGQLVDDGAFLYWVSLCGNDPSHSMLRSMDLASGAVTKVSDAPYATAVTVGPGGTLYVAAGPTPDSGTSALLQKVDTVSQTLSTVASINALDGMSAARIGALTSDATRLWATVASSTSSSDARVIQIDPSTGTTTLLAGSVRSNTNTALSGDTLLSAGDYLYATSGVFSDSSQNGSRNVQVARLTKSNGAWTIIAGMDLQGYRDSTGAAALFGTLSSIDTDGNALYVTDAGDHRIRKLVQGTALPVTTPTRPNLSVSPAKVSTFAGSGTQGSDDGSSSNATLSSPLGLHVVDGYGYFFDAGRLRKVNMSTGAITTVWTRSANVLCDDSQDPATASGSLAKGQMTDDGTFLYWVSDCYQRDTWWNPTIFRTLVRRMDLSTGTVSTVAAVPGATAVTMGPGNVLYVASQPSGSTKTLLQKIDTVNQTLTTVTTIQPIDGMSGALLDAMTSDATSLWATVSSSSGSTDVRVIKIDPSTWATTVLAGSARQDTTAALTGDTLVSAGDYLYASSGIFSDSSRNGDRNVQVARLSKSDGSWSTIAGTDVHGYRDANGSTALFGKITGLDVDGSAIYAVDSGNYRIRKLVQGNALPVTTPTRANLSISPAKVTTFAGSGTQGSDDGSSSNATLSNPLGLHVVDGFGYFFDAGRLRKVNMSTGAVTTVWTRAANVLCDDSQDPATASGSLAKGQMSDDGAFLYWVSDCYQRDTSWNPTVFKTLVRRMNLDTGTVSTVAAVPGATALTMGPGNLLYVASQPSGSTNTLLQKIDTVNQTLTTVATIQPLNGMSGARIGALTSDATSLWASIASSAGSSDARVIKIAPTTGAATVLLGSIRNDTSAALTGDTLVSAGDYLYGSSGIFSESTRNGYSNVQIARLAKTDGTWSTIAGTDLQGYRDDTGASALLGTITGIDVTDDGIYVTDASSRVIRKLAQGTPLPSNPPARDSASVSPAAISSFAGSDSGDLADGTGTDAGMNQPAGLHIVDGYGYFFANNRMRKIRMSTGAVTTVWTGNTSLRCDDTVNPATATGSLLTGQITDDGSFLYWVSDCYQNDTWNNPTLLRTLVRRMNLSTGTVSTLAAVPNATAVTVGPDGAVYVASSPTGSSNALLQRIDPINQIPVTLTTIAPPTGMSDTRVYALAGDSTGLWAGITSLNGKQAILKIDAANGGTTTFYTGYTTGADTSALVVAGSYLYGQYAWQNVSYHAETGNVGVSTVNGLGRWNKTTGDFTRILAPTGADLAIPVPGGTSSTTPLQINGLDADGSNLYLSSKSGTRIFKLRYTPPLPPTPAQAVGGSNPSVNTDCSCSVGSPVDLDTGAQWDTTTDLLIPGRGIPLQLARTYDTRRATTNGRMGYGWNDSYNWKLTVDTSNGPQAGWVAIRQDNGSEATFLPPAGNAPLGTNGLPTGPYTSAPGVLSTLVRNSDGTWTLTIDQRTTYTFDDGGRLTAITDLNGYRTALAYDSSGRLTTVTDPAGRTLTYTYDASNRIQTITDPANRVLTYTYDSAGNLASVTNLAGGHWTMAYDSAHLLTGMTDPRGNTTTTVYTDGKVSAQTDRRGKTTTFDYGTTNANGDHITTITRPTGTKDSYTYESGRRTATTRAAGTPDASTQTFTYDPATNAMASVTDNAGNTTTYTYDERGNQTSATDALGHVTRTTYNALNLPLAVTDASGFTTTSTYDSAGRLLSVSRPLTGTSGGSAGSTVISSTYTYGDSAHPGDLTSTTDADGKTTTFTYDADGDQATVTDPSGRTTTTTHNTVGWQTSVTTPGGHTITYSNFTTGGQPGTVTDALGHQTRYLYDNNGNTTDVTDAENRQTTTTYNENDQPTQVTLNGAIQSTATYDGDGNQVTSTDALGHTTTTTYDGLNRPTATTDALSHSTHYGYNTAGDQTTVTDASGHTTTTTYDADHQAVRVTTPENRTVTSTYDALGRVTASTDAANRVTATSYDSLGRRTQTAEGTTAQQQSGTLSVTQKWTYDHVGNILTSTDGVKGTTTYTRDDAGRATTVTDPLGRVTSLTYDADGNQITTTKPDHSVTTTSYDADGQVTGIDYPTGTPDVGYTYDATGRRVSMSDDTGTTSYTYNTRGQLTGTIHGTGPSATTLTYTYDAAGRRTTVIYPGTGHTLTYGYDDADRMTSVTDWANRTTTYTYNINDTLKATALPNGVTTSYGYDASGLTTAITSTSNTGGTSSSPSMVVDLRYTYDNTGLLTDTRDVTDPANPVDHAYTWDSRSRLSAITSASSSPGTGTITFDAANRLTTNLGTSYTLDAAGQLTTSTTPATGTTAASSGTYTYNDLGQRTKTVTTTGSTSTTKTYGYNADDKLTSYTDTAVAGLSLAYTYDGDGLRASKTRTAAAQTTTSTYLWDTSASLPLMLEDGDSYYLYGNASSPYAQISTTTGAITYLQADVNGSTVATTDATGTRTGTWTYDPYGAITRSTGVGQTPFKYAGEYRDTDTGFTYLRARDYDPATGSLLTRDPLEQITNSPYGYVSGNPLQYGDPTGLCNWWLWQCGGAMSDLGKSAATSAVNVGRGATGGLTDDIANFISPGASCTVDSSSAWARVAYGSGLAGSLLTGAGEKAILGRSGSEIAKPAVSWSERAFTNRWIGVDSPALGHKFARGAPGFLNRPGSRLKLGWSAGPNKGGGWEIRIGVGVNPEKPNQALYHGHIPAIHVPNNVANPILSTIRTLRGL is encoded by the coding sequence ATGTTCGTGGGTGGGAAGCTGATCGTGCTGGATGGCCGTCGTGCTCTGTGGGCGCGGGTGGTCATCGCGGTGATGGCGCTCGTGGCTGTCATGGCGGGGCAGATCGTGGCGGTGTCCGGTGCTGCTTATGCGGCTAGTGCTCCGGGTGCTCCGACGGGTCTGACCGGGACGGGCGGAGTTTCGCAGGTCGGGTTGCGCTGGAAGGCGCCAACGAGCACCGGTGGCGCTGCGATCTCGGACTACATCGTCCAGTACCGCCTCAGCAGCGTCAGTTCCTGGTCCACGTTCGCCGACGGCACGTCCACCACGCTGGCGGCGACGGTGACGGGGCTGACGAACGGCAGCGCGTACACGTTCCAGGTCGCGGCGAAGAACTCAGCTGGGACCGGCGCATACTCCTCCACGGTTTCGGCTACTCCGGCGGCCACGGCTCCCGGCGCGCCCACCGGGGTCGGTGTTGTGTCCGGTGCGGGGCAGCTGAATGTGTCGTGGACGGCTCCGGCCAGCTCGGGCGGGACAGCGATCAGTGACTACGTGATCCAGTACAAGCTTGTGTCGGCATCGTCGTGGACGACGTTCGCCGACGGTACCTCGACGAGCACATCGGCCGTGGTGAAGCCGCTGACGAACGGTTCGTCGTATGACGTTCGGGTGGCTGCGGTCAACTCCTCCGGGACGAGCGCCTATTCGTCTACGGCGACGGGCACGCCGCAAGCGGCGGCGGGTGCACCGACGGCTCTGGCGTTGACGCCCGGTGCTGGGCAGATGGGGGCGTCCTGGAAGGCTCCGGCGGATAACGGTGGCGCGGCGATCACCGATTACTCGCTCCAGTACCGGGCTTCGGGTGTTTCCTCCTGGTCGACGTTCACGCACACGGCCTCGACGGCGACGCAGGCCACGGTTACGGGCTTGTCGAACGGAACTGCCTACGACGTTCGGGTGGCAGCTGTCACCTCGGTCGGGACGGGAACCTACACGGCGACCGCGACCGCGACCCCGCAGACGACGCCGGACACGCCCACCGGCCTGAACCTGGCTGGCGGTAACGGGACGCTGGACGTCACCTGGTCGGCTCCGACAGGTACAGGCGGTTCGGCGATCACGGACTACGTGGTCCAGTACAAGCTGGCTTCCGCGTCTTCCTGGTCGACGTTTACCCATGATCCGTCCACGACCCTGAAGGCGAAACTGACCGGCCTGACGAACGGGTCGAGCTACACCGTTCGGGTCGCCGCGGTGAATGCCCAGGGTACGGGCGCCTACTCGACCTCAGCTACCGGTGCGCCGGCCGCGATGATTCCCGATGCGCCCGCGGCTCTGGCAGCGGATGCCGGTCCCAGCCGGCTCACGCTGTCCTGGACAGCCCCGGCCAGCGACGGCGGCTCGGCCATCTCCGACTACGCGGTCCAGTACAAGCTGTCCTCGGCCTCAACCTGGACGACGTTCACGCACACCGCGTCCACCTCGCCGAAGGCGACGATCACGTCCCTGGTCAATGGATCCAGCTACGACGTTCGTGTGGCCGCGGTCAACAGCGTTGGCACGGGATCGTATTCGGCGACGGTCTCTGCTGCCCCGCATGCTGCTGCTGGGCAGGTCGTGCGGTCGACAGTGACGATCTCACCGGCGGCCGTGAGCACCTTCGCAGGATCAGGGGCCCAGGGCACGGACGACGGGACAGCGAGCACGGCAATGCTGAACAACCCGTACGGGCTGCGCATCGTCGGGGCGTTCGGATACTTCTTCGACAACAACCGCCTGCGCAAGATCGACATGGCGTCCGGCGCGGTGACTACTATCTCGGCCACTGACAGCACGACCTGCGCCGACTCCAGCAACCCCACGCAGGCCATGGGCCCGGGCGGGCAGCTGGTGGATGATGGTGCTTTCTTGTACTGGGTTTCGCTGTGTGGGAACGACCCGAGCCACAGCATGCTGCGCAGCATGGACCTCGCCTCCGGTGCGGTCACGAAGGTTTCTGATGCTCCGTACGCCACGGCCGTGACCGTGGGCCCGGGCGGCACGCTGTATGTCGCCGCCGGTCCCACACCGGACTCGGGCACCAGTGCTCTGCTGCAGAAGGTCGACACCGTCAGCCAGACGCTGTCCACGGTGGCCAGCATCAATGCGCTGGACGGGATGAGCGCCGCCCGGATCGGGGCCTTGACCAGTGACGCCACCCGCTTGTGGGCCACCGTCGCAAGCTCCACCAGCAGCAGCGATGCCCGGGTCATCCAGATCGATCCCAGCACCGGAACGACCACGCTCCTGGCCGGTTCGGTCCGGTCGAACACGAATACCGCCCTGTCCGGCGACACCCTGCTCTCGGCCGGCGACTACCTCTATGCCACCAGCGGGGTCTTCTCCGACAGCAGCCAGAACGGCTCCCGTAACGTCCAGGTCGCGCGACTGACCAAGTCCAACGGCGCCTGGACAATCATCGCCGGAATGGACCTTCAGGGATACCGCGACAGCACCGGCGCCGCGGCCCTGTTCGGCACGCTCAGCAGCATCGACACCGACGGCAACGCCCTCTACGTCACCGATGCAGGTGATCACCGTATCCGTAAGCTGGTGCAGGGAACCGCACTGCCGGTGACCACACCGACACGTCCGAATCTTTCGGTCTCACCGGCCAAGGTCTCGACATTCGCCGGCTCAGGAACGCAAGGGTCGGACGACGGCTCGAGCAGCAACGCCACCCTCTCCAGCCCTCTCGGTCTGCACGTGGTCGACGGGTACGGGTACTTCTTCGACGCCGGGCGCCTGCGCAAGGTGAACATGTCGACCGGAGCCATCACGACCGTGTGGACCCGCAGCGCGAATGTGCTGTGTGACGACAGCCAGGACCCCGCGACCGCGAGCGGCTCTCTGGCCAAGGGCCAGATGACCGACGACGGGACCTTCCTGTACTGGGTCTCGGACTGCTACCAGCGTGACACCTGGTGGAACCCAACGATCTTCAGGACCCTGGTCCGGCGTATGGATCTGAGCACCGGGACGGTCTCGACCGTTGCCGCGGTGCCCGGCGCGACGGCTGTGACGATGGGCCCAGGCAACGTGCTGTACGTGGCGTCCCAGCCGTCCGGCAGCACCAAGACGCTGCTGCAGAAGATCGACACCGTCAACCAGACCCTCACGACCGTCACCACCATCCAGCCGATCGACGGTATGAGCGGTGCCCTGCTGGACGCGATGACCAGCGATGCCACCAGCCTGTGGGCGACCGTCAGCAGCTCCAGCGGCAGCACCGATGTACGGGTCATCAAGATCGACCCCAGCACCTGGGCCACGACCGTTCTTGCCGGCTCGGCACGTCAGGACACCACGGCTGCGCTCACCGGGGACACCCTGGTCTCGGCCGGCGACTACCTCTACGCCTCCAGCGGCATCTTCTCCGACAGCAGCCGCAACGGCGATCGAAACGTCCAGGTAGCGCGCCTGTCCAAGTCTGACGGGTCATGGTCCACGATCGCCGGAACCGATGTTCACGGCTACCGCGACGCCAACGGCAGCACAGCCCTTTTCGGGAAAATCACGGGCCTGGACGTTGACGGCAGCGCCATCTATGCCGTGGACTCGGGGAACTACCGGATTCGCAAACTGGTCCAGGGCAACGCCCTGCCGGTCACCACGCCGACACGCGCCAATCTCTCGATCTCACCGGCCAAGGTCACGACCTTCGCCGGGTCAGGCACCCAGGGATCCGACGACGGTTCGAGCAGCAATGCCACTCTGTCCAACCCTCTGGGCCTGCATGTGGTCGACGGCTTCGGGTACTTCTTCGATGCCGGGCGCCTGCGCAAGGTGAACATGTCGACCGGGGCCGTGACGACCGTATGGACCCGCGCCGCGAATGTGCTGTGTGACGATAGCCAGGACCCCGCGACCGCGAGCGGCTCTCTGGCCAAGGGTCAGATGAGCGACGACGGGGCCTTCCTGTACTGGGTCTCGGACTGCTACCAGCGCGACACATCATGGAACCCGACCGTTTTCAAGACCCTGGTCCGGCGCATGAACCTGGACACCGGCACCGTCTCGACCGTTGCCGCCGTGCCTGGTGCGACAGCCCTGACGATGGGCCCGGGCAACCTCCTCTACGTGGCGTCCCAGCCGTCCGGCAGCACCAACACGCTGCTGCAGAAGATCGACACCGTCAACCAGACCCTCACGACCGTGGCCACCATCCAGCCACTCAACGGTATGAGCGGTGCCCGGATCGGTGCCCTGACCAGCGATGCCACCAGTCTGTGGGCTAGCATAGCCAGCTCGGCCGGCAGCAGCGACGCCAGGGTCATCAAGATCGCCCCTACAACTGGGGCCGCCACGGTTCTGCTGGGGTCGATCAGGAACGACACGAGTGCGGCCCTGACCGGGGACACCCTGGTCTCGGCCGGTGACTACCTCTACGGCTCCAGCGGCATCTTTTCCGAGAGCACCCGCAACGGGTACAGCAACGTGCAGATCGCCCGCCTGGCCAAGACCGACGGCACCTGGTCGACGATCGCCGGCACCGACCTGCAGGGATACCGCGACGACACCGGAGCCTCGGCCCTGCTCGGCACGATCACCGGCATCGATGTCACCGACGACGGCATCTACGTCACCGACGCCAGCAGCAGAGTCATCCGGAAACTCGCACAAGGCACGCCCCTGCCGTCGAATCCCCCTGCCCGTGACAGTGCCTCGGTCTCGCCGGCTGCTATCTCCAGCTTCGCCGGATCGGACTCCGGCGACCTGGCGGACGGCACCGGCACGGACGCGGGCATGAACCAGCCGGCCGGCCTGCACATCGTCGACGGCTACGGATACTTCTTCGCCAACAACCGGATGCGGAAGATCCGCATGTCCACCGGGGCGGTCACGACCGTCTGGACCGGCAACACCAGCCTCCGCTGCGACGACACCGTCAACCCCGCCACCGCAACCGGTTCCCTGCTGACGGGGCAGATCACCGACGACGGGTCCTTCCTGTACTGGGTCTCGGACTGCTACCAGAACGACACGTGGAACAACCCGACCCTGCTCAGGACCCTGGTGCGGCGGATGAACCTCAGCACCGGAACCGTGTCCACCCTGGCCGCTGTCCCGAACGCGACCGCCGTGACGGTCGGCCCGGATGGCGCCGTGTACGTCGCCTCGTCCCCGACTGGGAGCAGCAACGCCCTGCTGCAGCGTATCGACCCCATCAACCAGATTCCCGTCACCCTCACCACCATCGCCCCGCCGACCGGCATGAGCGACACGCGGGTCTATGCCCTGGCCGGTGACTCCACCGGGCTGTGGGCAGGCATCACCAGCCTGAACGGCAAGCAGGCGATCCTGAAGATCGACGCCGCCAATGGCGGCACCACCACCTTCTACACCGGGTACACCACAGGCGCCGACACCTCTGCCCTGGTCGTCGCCGGCTCCTACCTTTACGGGCAGTACGCCTGGCAGAACGTCTCCTATCACGCCGAAACCGGCAACGTCGGTGTCTCGACCGTCAACGGACTCGGACGCTGGAACAAGACCACCGGGGACTTCACCCGCATCCTGGCCCCCACCGGAGCCGACCTGGCCATCCCCGTCCCCGGCGGAACCTCCAGCACCACCCCCTTGCAGATCAACGGCCTGGACGCCGACGGCTCGAACCTGTACCTGAGCAGCAAGTCCGGGACCCGGATCTTCAAACTCCGCTACACCCCACCCCTGCCTCCCACACCGGCCCAGGCCGTCGGCGGTAGCAACCCCTCCGTCAACACCGACTGCTCCTGCTCGGTCGGCTCCCCGGTCGACCTCGACACCGGCGCACAGTGGGACACCACGACGGACCTGCTGATCCCCGGCCGCGGCATTCCGCTGCAGCTCGCACGCACCTACGACACCCGCCGCGCGACCACCAACGGCCGTATGGGCTACGGCTGGAACGACTCCTACAACTGGAAGCTGACCGTCGACACCAGCAACGGCCCCCAAGCCGGCTGGGTCGCCATCCGCCAGGACAACGGCTCCGAAGCTACCTTCCTCCCCCCGGCCGGCAACGCGCCGCTCGGCACGAACGGCCTGCCCACCGGCCCCTACACCTCCGCACCCGGCGTACTGTCCACGCTCGTCCGCAACAGCGACGGCACCTGGACCCTGACCATCGACCAGCGCACCACGTACACCTTCGACGACGGCGGCCGCCTGACCGCCATCACCGACCTCAACGGCTACCGCACCGCCCTGGCCTACGACAGCTCAGGCCGGCTGACCACAGTCACCGACCCGGCCGGGCGAACCCTGACCTACACCTACGACGCCAGCAACCGGATCCAGACCATCACCGACCCCGCCAACCGGGTCCTGACCTACACCTACGACTCCGCCGGAAACCTGGCCTCGGTCACAAACCTGGCTGGCGGCCACTGGACCATGGCCTACGACAGCGCCCACCTGCTGACCGGCATGACCGACCCCCGTGGCAACACCACGACCACCGTCTACACCGACGGGAAGGTGAGCGCGCAGACCGACCGGCGCGGGAAGACCACGACCTTCGACTACGGCACCACCAACGCCAACGGCGACCACATCACCACTATCACCCGGCCCACCGGCACGAAGGACAGCTACACCTACGAAAGTGGGCGCCGCACCGCCACCACCAGGGCCGCCGGCACCCCCGACGCCTCGACTCAGACGTTCACCTACGACCCGGCCACCAACGCGATGGCCTCGGTCACCGACAACGCCGGCAACACCACCACCTACACCTACGACGAGCGCGGCAACCAGACCAGCGCCACCGACGCCCTCGGGCACGTCACCCGCACCACCTACAACGCGCTGAACCTGCCCCTCGCCGTCACCGACGCCTCCGGCTTCACCACGACCAGTACCTACGACAGTGCGGGCCGCCTCCTGAGCGTCTCGCGTCCCCTCACCGGCACATCCGGCGGCTCTGCTGGTTCGACGGTGATCTCCAGCACCTACACCTACGGTGACTCCGCGCACCCGGGGGACCTGACCTCGACCACAGACGCCGACGGCAAGACCACGACGTTCACCTACGACGCCGACGGTGACCAGGCCACCGTCACAGATCCCAGCGGCCGGACCACCACGACCACGCACAACACGGTCGGGTGGCAGACGAGTGTGACCACCCCGGGCGGGCATACCATCACCTACAGCAACTTCACCACCGGGGGGCAGCCGGGCACGGTCACCGACGCCTTGGGGCACCAGACCCGGTACCTGTACGACAACAACGGCAACACCACCGACGTCACCGACGCCGAGAACCGCCAGACCACCACCACGTACAACGAGAACGACCAGCCGACCCAGGTCACCCTCAACGGTGCGATCCAGTCGACGGCCACCTACGACGGCGACGGTAACCAGGTCACCAGCACCGACGCCCTCGGCCACACCACCACGACCACCTACGACGGCCTCAACCGCCCCACCGCAACCACCGACGCTCTCAGTCACAGCACCCACTACGGGTACAACACCGCCGGCGACCAGACCACCGTCACCGACGCAAGCGGGCACACCACCACGACCACCTACGACGCGGACCACCAGGCCGTCAGAGTCACCACCCCCGAGAACCGGACCGTCACCAGCACCTATGACGCCCTGGGTCGGGTCACCGCCAGCACCGACGCCGCCAACCGGGTCACCGCCACCAGCTACGACAGCCTCGGTCGGCGCACCCAGACCGCGGAGGGCACCACCGCGCAGCAGCAGTCCGGAACCCTGTCGGTCACCCAGAAATGGACCTACGACCATGTCGGTAACATCCTGACCTCCACCGACGGTGTCAAAGGCACCACCACCTACACCCGCGACGACGCAGGCCGCGCCACCACCGTCACCGACCCCCTCGGCCGGGTAACGAGCCTGACCTACGACGCCGACGGCAACCAGATCACAACGACCAAGCCCGACCACAGCGTCACCACCACCAGTTACGACGCCGACGGCCAGGTCACCGGGATCGACTACCCCACCGGCACGCCCGACGTCGGCTACACCTACGACGCCACCGGCCGCCGCGTCTCCATGAGCGACGACACCGGAACCACCAGCTACACGTACAACACCCGCGGCCAGCTCACCGGCACTATCCACGGAACCGGGCCTTCCGCAACCACTCTCACCTACACCTATGACGCCGCCGGCCGTCGCACCACCGTCATCTACCCCGGCACCGGCCACACCCTCACCTACGGCTACGACGATGCCGATCGGATGACCAGCGTCACTGACTGGGCCAACCGCACCACCACCTACACCTACAACATCAACGACACTCTCAAGGCCACCGCCCTGCCCAACGGCGTGACGACCAGTTACGGCTACGACGCCTCCGGCCTGACCACTGCCATCACCAGCACTAGCAACACCGGCGGAACGTCCAGCAGTCCGAGCATGGTGGTGGACCTGCGCTACACCTACGACAACACCGGCCTACTCACCGACACCCGCGATGTCACCGACCCGGCCAACCCTGTCGATCACGCCTACACCTGGGACTCCCGATCCCGCCTCAGCGCAATCACGAGCGCCAGCAGCAGTCCGGGCACGGGAACCATCACCTTCGACGCGGCCAACCGCCTGACCACCAACCTCGGCACCAGCTACACCCTCGACGCCGCCGGCCAGCTGACCACCTCCACCACCCCCGCCACCGGCACCACGGCCGCCAGCAGCGGTACGTACACATACAACGACCTGGGCCAGCGCACCAAGACCGTCACCACCACCGGTTCGACCAGCACGACCAAGACCTACGGGTACAACGCCGACGACAAGCTCACCAGCTACACCGACACTGCAGTCGCTGGCCTGAGCCTGGCGTACACATACGACGGAGACGGGCTGCGCGCCAGCAAAACCCGCACCGCCGCCGCCCAGACCACCACCAGCACCTACCTGTGGGACACCAGCGCCAGCCTGCCCCTGATGCTGGAAGACGGCGACAGCTACTACCTGTACGGCAACGCCTCCAGCCCTTACGCCCAGATCAGCACCACCACCGGAGCCATTACCTACCTCCAGGCCGACGTCAACGGCTCCACCGTCGCAACTACGGACGCCACCGGAACCCGCACCGGCACCTGGACATACGACCCGTACGGCGCTATCACACGATCCACTGGCGTCGGTCAGACCCCGTTCAAATACGCTGGCGAATACCGTGACACTGACACAGGATTCACTTACCTGCGAGCCCGCGACTACGACCCCGCCACCGGTTCCCTGTTGACGCGAGACCCACTCGAACAAATCACGAACAGCCCCTACGGCTACGTGAGTGGCAACCCGCTCCAGTACGGAGATCCCACAGGCCTTTGCAACTGGTGGCTCTGGCAATGCGGGGGAGCAATGAGCGACCTCGGAAAATCGGCGGCCACCTCTGCTGTCAACGTAGGACGGGGAGCAACCGGAGGACTCACCGACGACATCGCCAACTTCATCAGCCCCGGGGCCAGCTGCACTGTGGACTCGTCGAGCGCATGGGCCCGGGTCGCCTACGGGAGCGGTCTGGCCGGTAGCCTTCTGACAGGCGCTGGAGAGAAAGCCATCCTCGGGCGATCGGGCAGCGAGATCGCTAAGCCCGCGGTAAGTTGGTCAGAAAGAGCTTTCACCAACCGATGGATCGGCGTTGATTCGCCAGCCTTGGGGCATAAATTCGCGAGAGGTGCGCCTGGCTTCTTGAACAGGCCTGGCTCCCGTCTTAAGTTGGGTTGGTCCGCCGGGCCCAACAAGGGTGGCGGCTGGGAGATTAGGATTGGGGTCGGCGTCAACCCGGAAAAGCCTAACCAGGCTCTATATCACGGACATATTCCGGCTATTCATGTTCCCAACAATGTGGCCAACCCGATCCTGAGTACGATCAGGACGCTGAGGGGACTCTAG
- a CDS encoding exonuclease domain-containing protein → MPRLAHVDLLDTIPLAKLLIPGLPNYKLDTLLAHFGIPHPLDRHRATADVVVTAQAFRHLIALADQSTRPGDLASLVKIAGRTARCNVPVQDELFDAGLGAGSAEIHIRSAKGQRQP, encoded by the coding sequence TTGCCCCGGCTGGCCCACGTCGACCTGCTCGACACCATCCCGCTGGCCAAGCTGCTCATCCCCGGACTACCGAACTACAAGCTCGACACCCTGCTGGCCCACTTCGGCATCCCGCACCCCCTCGACCGCCACCGGGCCACGGCCGATGTCGTCGTCACCGCACAGGCCTTCCGTCACCTCATCGCCCTGGCTGACCAGAGCACCCGTCCTGGCGACCTCGCGAGCTTGGTGAAGATCGCCGGCCGCACGGCCCGATGCAACGTTCCCGTCCAGGACGAGCTCTTCGACGCCGGCCTCGGGGCGGGCAGCGCGGAGATCCACATCCGCTCAGCGAAAGGACAGCGTCAGCCATGA
- a CDS encoding GIY-YIG nuclease family protein, with translation MALRSVDQSPAPRNDLRWCADRTGNARSDQSLGRGQRIPRCPGGLFWNEVGQIASGVSTAALNIAKDATAYANPFTMANQAISTIQSTASAYQEGGVGLAVNQFNPVYQALELGSATYDQFKAGCYEVGAENLTYLSAAVTLRGRGKGVHPRRTGIYVSETSRGNVYVGQSNNVDRRLEEHVEANKFTPNQASAAAFFSVSGGKLRREIAEQRMIERLGGVENLENVNNPIGPLRRHLMKLVPRNKDGL, from the coding sequence GTGGCACTCCGCAGCGTCGACCAGAGCCCGGCGCCCAGGAACGATCTACGCTGGTGCGCTGACCGCACGGGCAATGCGAGGTCCGACCAATCGCTCGGCCGCGGCCAGCGGATACCACGCTGCCCCGGGGGTCTGTTCTGGAACGAGGTTGGCCAGATCGCCTCGGGCGTATCCACGGCGGCCCTTAACATTGCGAAGGACGCCACTGCCTACGCCAATCCCTTCACGATGGCGAACCAAGCCATCAGCACTATCCAGTCAACCGCCAGCGCTTATCAGGAAGGCGGCGTAGGACTTGCCGTCAACCAATTCAACCCGGTCTACCAGGCCCTAGAACTCGGCTCGGCCACGTATGACCAATTCAAAGCGGGCTGCTACGAAGTCGGTGCCGAAAACCTCACCTACCTGAGCGCGGCAGTCACCTTGCGCGGGCGGGGGAAAGGGGTACATCCCAGAAGGACTGGGATCTACGTTTCCGAAACCAGCCGCGGAAACGTCTACGTTGGCCAAAGCAACAACGTCGACAGGCGACTTGAAGAACACGTTGAGGCCAACAAGTTCACACCCAATCAAGCGTCAGCGGCCGCCTTCTTCAGCGTCTCAGGAGGAAAGCTGCGCCGTGAGATCGCCGAGCAACGTATGATTGAACGGCTGGGAGGAGTGGAAAACCTAGAGAATGTCAACAACCCCATCGGCCCTCTTCGACGCCATCTCATGAAGCTGGTCCCCCGAAACAAGGACGGACTGTGA